One region of Carya illinoinensis cultivar Pawnee chromosome 8, C.illinoinensisPawnee_v1, whole genome shotgun sequence genomic DNA includes:
- the LOC122318206 gene encoding transcription repressor OFP11-like, giving the protein MPINTHGRNVNLCFTKIKWPLAPQSPNSMSPVPQLPDHDHNHALPSNTTTSPTLIRNFNSLYDHHTFHEFSTSKSLSKSSAAASSSYKPDPAATNAEDFASAFASHRFFFSSPGPSNSIVESTTDESSCLPYITTAQDPVPEKLFENSVAVPTYSPDPYADFRRSMQEMVEARELVDVKSNWELLHELLLCYLALNPKSTHKFILGAFADLVISLMSQPPGG; this is encoded by the coding sequence ATGCCAATTAACACTCATGGAAGAAACGTCAACCTTTGTTTCACAAAGATCAAATGGCCTCTCGCGCCCCAGTCCCCTAATTCCATGAGTCCCGTCCCACAGCTCCCAGATCATGATCATAACCATGCATTACCCTCCAACACCACCACCTCACCAACCCTCATTAGAAACTTCAACTCCCTCTATGATCATCACACCTTTCATGAGTTCTCCACCTCCAAATCCCTCAGCAAGTCCTCCGCCGCCGCCTCCTCCTCCTACAAGCCTGACCCTGCCGCCACCAACGCCGAAGACTTCGCATCCGCCTTTGCCTCCCAccgcttcttcttctcctcacCAGGCCCCTCCAACTCCATTGTTGAATCCACCACTGATGAATCAAGCTGCCTACCATACATTACCACAGCCCAAGACCCAGTACCAGAGAAGCTGTTTGAAAACAGCGTGGCGGTCCCAACCTACTCCCCGGACCCCTACGCCGACTTCAGACGCTCCATGCAAGAGATGGTGGAGGCGCGTGAGTTAGTGGACGTGAAATCCAACTGGGAACTCTTGCACGAGCTTCTATTATGCTATCTAGCACTCAACCCTAAGAGCACCCACAAGTTTATTCTGGGAGCTTTTGCGGATCTAGTGATCAGCCTCATGTCACAGCCACCGGGAGGCTGA